From a region of the Micropterus dolomieu isolate WLL.071019.BEF.003 ecotype Adirondacks linkage group LG21, ASM2129224v1, whole genome shotgun sequence genome:
- the ak6 gene encoding adenylate kinase isoenzyme 6 yields MKMKKRPNILLTGTPGVGKTTLGKELAQRTGLTYVNIGDLAQEGQLYDGYDEEYQCPVLDEDRVVDELDEKMVEGGVIVDYHGCDLFPERWFHMVFVLRTDNTQLYTRLESRGYAGKKLQDNVQCEIFQTIYEEAMEAYREEIVHQLPSNTPEDLERNLEQIVQWTEQWMKDHN; encoded by the exons ATGAAGATGAAGAAGCGACCAAACATTCTGTTAACAG GAACCCCTGGTGTTGGAAAGACCACTTTAGGAAAGGAGCTGGCCCAGCGGACAGGGCTGACCTATGTTAACATAGGAGACCTGGCCCAGGAAG GACAACTTTATGATGGCTATGACGAAGAGTACCAGTGCCCGGTTTTGGATGAAGATAGA GTGGTGGATGAGCTGGATGAAAAGATGGTAGAAGGTGGTGTGATTGTTGACTATCATGGCTGTGACCTATTCCCTGAACGCTGGTTCCACATGGTCTTTGTCCTCCGCACAGACAACACGCAGTTGTACACACGGCTAGAGAGCAG GGGCTACGCAGGAAAGAAGCTGCAGGACAACGTGCAGTGTGAGATCTTCCAGACCATCTACGAGGAGGCCATGGAGGCCTACCGTGAGGAGATTGTCCACCAGCTGCCCAGCAACACTCCAGAAGACCTAGAGCGCAACTTGGAGCAGATAGTGCAGTGGACTGAGCAGTGGATGAAGGACCATAACTAG
- the rad17 gene encoding cell cycle checkpoint protein RAD17 isoform X2, whose protein sequence is MNKLSQGEGAASSRLNHWVDPSFTDFPDDSFSLRGGRKGSQVLCSKAEPKRPRKRKGEAGGSDPHTSYLLKESAQRDQDEPWVDRYSPCSQGELAVHKKKIEEVENWMRVHTNTSQGGILLLMGPSGCGKTATVQVLSQELGLRVQEWTNPTNLEPYSSSQHEWRTNGLSCSSQLAQFQDFLLRANKYNCLKMAGDGGATDRKLILVEDFPNQFYRQPGSLHDILRHFMKTSRRPLVFIVSDSLSGDSSSRFLFPREIQEELGISSISFNPVAPTTMMKVLTRISTLETEKSCGRMCALDQEVLETLCSGSSGDIRSAINSLQFSSLPDTSLGKGLWRMRKDRPLGKAVSKVNQRKKKSKQTKEQEGEQAIGGKDASLFLFRALGKILHCKRGNHEGAECAPGLGLPSHLSHHHRETLLVDPEVVVERSHMSGEFFNLYLHQNYLDFFSEVEDVERASEYLSDADLLTADWTCRSTMEDYGSSVATRGLLYSNAQHVSVGFRPLHKPNWLLVNKKHRENCLAAQSLFRSFCLTPVSLQTELLPYLAKLTNPMRNQVFCAALSSSSDSFYPGRGSDVTEEIPWQVKTGGSDRQRAGPAGDR, encoded by the exons ATGAACAAGCTTTCTCAGGGAGAGGGAGCTGCTTCCAGCAGG TTGAACCACTGGGTGGATCCGTCCTTCACTGATTTTCCAGATGATAGTTTTTCTCTGCGTGGAGGGAGAAAGGGCAGCCAGGTTTTGTGCTCCAAGGCTGAGCCCAAGAGGCCcaggaagaggaaaggagaggccGGCGGCTCAGACCCTCACACGTCCTACCTGCTGAAAGAGTCAGCCCAGAGGGACCAAGATGAGCCCTGGGTGGACAGATACTCGCCCTGTTCACAG GGTGAGCTTGCTGTGCACAAGAAGAAGATCGAGGAAGTGGAGAACTGGATGAgagttcacacaaacacatcacag GGTGGCATTTTGCTGCTGATGGGACCATCAGGCTGTGGAAAGACTGCCACAGTCCAGGTTTTGTCTCAGGAATTGGGCCTCAGGGTTCAGGAGTGGACCAACCCCACCAACCTGGAGCCATACAGCAGCAGTCAGCATG AATGGAGGACGAACGGCTTGTCCTGCAGCTCCCAGTTAGCTCAGTTCCAGGACTTCCTCCTCAGAGCCAACAAGTACAACTGCCTGAAGATGGCGGGTGATGGAGGAGCTACAGACAGGAAGCTCATACTGGTGGAG GATTTCCCAAACCAGTTCTACAGGCAGCCTGGCAGCCTGCATGATATCCTGAG GCACTTTATGAAGACCAGTCGACGTCCCCTGGTATTCATAGTGTCCGACAGTCTGAGTGGAGACAGCAGCTCACGCTTTCTTTTTCCCAGAGAGATCCAGGAGGAGCTGGGCATCAGCAGCATCAG TTTTAATCCAGTGGCTCCTACCACAATGATGAAAGTCCTGACTCGAATTTCCACCCTGGAGACAGAAAAG AGCTGTGGGAGGATGTGCGCCCTAGACCAGGAAGTGTTGGAGACACTGTGTTCAGGAAGCTCAGGAGATATTCGCAGTGCCATCAACAGCCTCCAGTTTTCTTCCCTCCCAG ACACATCGTTGGGAAAGGGGTTGTGGAGGATGAGGAAAGACAGACCTTTGGGGAAAGCTGTTTCCAAGGTGAaccagaggaagaagaagtcCAAACAGACCAAGGAGCAGGAAGGAGAGCAGGCTATTGGGGGGAAAGATGCTTCTCTGTTCCTGTTCAGAGCACTGGGAAAGATCCTGCACTGCAAAC gagggaatcaCGAAGGTGCTGAATGTGCCCCTGGACTTGGTCTaccgtctcacctgtctcatCATCATAGAGAAACACTACTAGTGGACCCTGAG GTGGTTGTTGAGCGTTCACACATGTCTGGAGAGTTCTTCAACCTGTACCTCCACCAGAATTACCTGGACTTCTTCTCTGAGGTGGAGGATGTGGAACGGGCCAGCGAGTATCTGTCTGATGCTGACCTCCTTACTGCTGATTGGACG TGTCGCAGCACCATGGAGGATTATGGGTCGTCAGTGGCCACCAGGGGGCTCCTTTACTCCAATGCTCAACATGTTTCTGTTGGCTTCAGACCGCTGCACAAACCCAACTGGCTGCTGGTCAACAAGAAG CACCGGGAGAACTGCCTGGCTGCCCAGTCCCTGTTCAGGAGCTTCTGTCTAACACCAGTCAGCCTGCAGACTGAGCTGCTGCCATACCTGGCCAAACTCACCAACCCAATGAGGAATCAag
- the rad17 gene encoding cell cycle checkpoint protein RAD17 isoform X3, producing MNKLSQGEGAASSRLNHWVDPSFTDFPDDSFSLRGGRKGSQVLCSKAEPKRPRKRKGEAGGSDPHTSYLLKESAQRDQDEPWVDRYSPCSQGELAVHKKKIEEVENWMRVHTNTSQGGILLLMGPSGCGKTATVQVLSQELGLRVQEWTNPTNLEPYSSSQHEWRTNGLSCSSQLAQFQDFLLRANKYNCLKMAGDGGATDRKLILVEDFPNQFYRQPGSLHDILRHFMKTSRRPLVFIVSDSLSGDSSSRFLFPREIQEELGISSISFNPVAPTTMMKVLTRISTLETEKSCGRMCALDQEVLETLCSGSSGDIRSAINSLQFSSLPDTSLGKGLWRMRKDRPLGKAVSKVNQRKKKSKQTKEQEGEQAIGGKDASLFLFRALGKILHCKRGNHEGAECAPGLGLPSHLSHHHRETLLVDPEVVVERSHMSGEFFNLYLHQNYLDFFSEVEDVERASEYLSDADLLTADWTCRSTMEDYGSSVATRGLLYSNAQHVSVGFRPLHKPNWLLVNKKHRENCLAAQSLFRSFCLTPVSLQTELLPYLAKLTNPMRNQG from the exons ATGAACAAGCTTTCTCAGGGAGAGGGAGCTGCTTCCAGCAGG TTGAACCACTGGGTGGATCCGTCCTTCACTGATTTTCCAGATGATAGTTTTTCTCTGCGTGGAGGGAGAAAGGGCAGCCAGGTTTTGTGCTCCAAGGCTGAGCCCAAGAGGCCcaggaagaggaaaggagaggccGGCGGCTCAGACCCTCACACGTCCTACCTGCTGAAAGAGTCAGCCCAGAGGGACCAAGATGAGCCCTGGGTGGACAGATACTCGCCCTGTTCACAG GGTGAGCTTGCTGTGCACAAGAAGAAGATCGAGGAAGTGGAGAACTGGATGAgagttcacacaaacacatcacag GGTGGCATTTTGCTGCTGATGGGACCATCAGGCTGTGGAAAGACTGCCACAGTCCAGGTTTTGTCTCAGGAATTGGGCCTCAGGGTTCAGGAGTGGACCAACCCCACCAACCTGGAGCCATACAGCAGCAGTCAGCATG AATGGAGGACGAACGGCTTGTCCTGCAGCTCCCAGTTAGCTCAGTTCCAGGACTTCCTCCTCAGAGCCAACAAGTACAACTGCCTGAAGATGGCGGGTGATGGAGGAGCTACAGACAGGAAGCTCATACTGGTGGAG GATTTCCCAAACCAGTTCTACAGGCAGCCTGGCAGCCTGCATGATATCCTGAG GCACTTTATGAAGACCAGTCGACGTCCCCTGGTATTCATAGTGTCCGACAGTCTGAGTGGAGACAGCAGCTCACGCTTTCTTTTTCCCAGAGAGATCCAGGAGGAGCTGGGCATCAGCAGCATCAG TTTTAATCCAGTGGCTCCTACCACAATGATGAAAGTCCTGACTCGAATTTCCACCCTGGAGACAGAAAAG AGCTGTGGGAGGATGTGCGCCCTAGACCAGGAAGTGTTGGAGACACTGTGTTCAGGAAGCTCAGGAGATATTCGCAGTGCCATCAACAGCCTCCAGTTTTCTTCCCTCCCAG ACACATCGTTGGGAAAGGGGTTGTGGAGGATGAGGAAAGACAGACCTTTGGGGAAAGCTGTTTCCAAGGTGAaccagaggaagaagaagtcCAAACAGACCAAGGAGCAGGAAGGAGAGCAGGCTATTGGGGGGAAAGATGCTTCTCTGTTCCTGTTCAGAGCACTGGGAAAGATCCTGCACTGCAAAC gagggaatcaCGAAGGTGCTGAATGTGCCCCTGGACTTGGTCTaccgtctcacctgtctcatCATCATAGAGAAACACTACTAGTGGACCCTGAG GTGGTTGTTGAGCGTTCACACATGTCTGGAGAGTTCTTCAACCTGTACCTCCACCAGAATTACCTGGACTTCTTCTCTGAGGTGGAGGATGTGGAACGGGCCAGCGAGTATCTGTCTGATGCTGACCTCCTTACTGCTGATTGGACG TGTCGCAGCACCATGGAGGATTATGGGTCGTCAGTGGCCACCAGGGGGCTCCTTTACTCCAATGCTCAACATGTTTCTGTTGGCTTCAGACCGCTGCACAAACCCAACTGGCTGCTGGTCAACAAGAAG CACCGGGAGAACTGCCTGGCTGCCCAGTCCCTGTTCAGGAGCTTCTGTCTAACACCAGTCAGCCTGCAGACTGAGCTGCTGCCATACCTGGCCAAACTCACCAACCCAATGAGGAATCAag